A single region of the Marinobacter salinisoli genome encodes:
- the fusA gene encoding elongation factor G, translating into MARKTPIKRYRNIGICAHVDAGKTTTTERVLFYTGLSHKIGEVHDGAATMDWMEQEQERGITITSAATTCFWQGMDKQYPEHRINIIDTPGHVDFTIEVERSLRVLDGAVVVFCGSSGVEPQSETVWRQANKYEVPRMVFVNKMDRAGANFLRVVDQIKNRLGANAVPIQLPIGAEEDFKGVVDLIRMKAIYWNEADSGMTYEEKEIPAELADECAMYREQMVEAAAEANEEFMDKYLEGGELSNDEIKKGLRERTLANEIVLATCGSAFKNKGVQAVLDAVIEFLPAPDEVKAIRGVVDDEGTEETRPVDDNAPFAALAFKIATDPFVGTLTFFRVYSGTLESGNAVYNSVKGKKERVGRMVQMHSKDRQEIKEVLAGDIAAAIGLKSVTTGDTLCAEDARIILEKMEFPEPVISVAVEPKSKADQEKMGVALGKLAQEDPSFRVRTDEESGQTIISGMGELHLDIIVDRMRREFKVEANIGKPQVAYRECIRKPVDIEGKFVRQSGGRGQYGHVKVKLEPLPLDEDTDNFIFVNEIVGGVVPKEYIPAVQQGIEEQMQNGCLAGYPLLGIKATLYDGSYHDVDSNEMAFKIAGSMAMKKGALEANPALLEPIMKVEVVTPEDYMGDVVGDLNRRRGLVQGMDENPSGKLIRAEVPLAEMFGYATDLRSATQGRASYSMEFAGYSEAPSNIAEAIIKKG; encoded by the coding sequence GTGGCACGCAAAACTCCAATCAAACGATACAGAAACATCGGTATTTGTGCGCACGTTGATGCGGGCAAAACCACTACGACCGAGCGGGTTCTGTTCTACACCGGTCTTTCTCATAAGATCGGTGAGGTCCATGATGGCGCGGCTACCATGGACTGGATGGAACAGGAGCAGGAGCGTGGTATCACCATCACCTCAGCTGCGACCACCTGTTTCTGGCAGGGTATGGACAAGCAGTACCCCGAGCACCGTATCAACATCATTGATACCCCGGGGCACGTTGACTTCACCATCGAAGTTGAGCGTTCCCTGCGTGTACTTGATGGTGCCGTAGTTGTTTTCTGTGGTTCTTCCGGTGTTGAGCCGCAGTCAGAAACTGTATGGCGTCAGGCCAACAAGTACGAAGTTCCGCGCATGGTGTTCGTCAACAAGATGGACCGTGCTGGCGCGAACTTCCTGCGTGTTGTAGACCAGATCAAGAACCGTCTGGGCGCAAACGCTGTTCCCATTCAGTTGCCGATCGGTGCTGAGGAAGACTTCAAGGGTGTGGTAGACCTTATTCGTATGAAGGCTATCTACTGGAACGAAGCTGATTCCGGTATGACCTACGAAGAAAAAGAGATCCCCGCCGAGCTGGCCGACGAGTGCGCCATGTACCGTGAACAGATGGTGGAGGCTGCGGCTGAAGCCAATGAAGAGTTCATGGACAAGTACCTTGAAGGTGGTGAGCTGTCTAACGACGAAATCAAGAAGGGGTTGCGTGAGCGTACCCTGGCCAACGAGATCGTTCTGGCAACTTGCGGTTCTGCGTTCAAGAACAAGGGTGTTCAGGCGGTTCTGGATGCGGTGATCGAATTCCTGCCGGCTCCGGACGAAGTAAAGGCCATCCGTGGTGTGGTTGACGACGAGGGTACTGAAGAGACGCGTCCAGTCGACGACAATGCGCCGTTTGCGGCCCTGGCGTTCAAGATTGCCACCGATCCGTTCGTTGGTACGTTGACCTTCTTCCGTGTCTACTCCGGTACGCTGGAGAGCGGCAACGCTGTTTATAACTCTGTAAAGGGTAAGAAAGAGCGCGTTGGTCGTATGGTGCAGATGCACTCCAAGGACCGTCAGGAGATCAAAGAAGTTCTGGCGGGCGATATCGCCGCGGCGATCGGCCTCAAGAGCGTCACTACTGGTGACACCCTGTGTGCCGAAGACGCCAGGATCATTCTGGAAAAGATGGAGTTCCCTGAGCCGGTTATCTCGGTTGCGGTTGAGCCCAAGTCCAAGGCAGATCAGGAGAAGATGGGTGTGGCGTTGGGCAAGCTGGCCCAGGAAGATCCGTCTTTCCGTGTTCGTACCGACGAAGAATCTGGTCAGACCATCATCTCCGGGATGGGTGAGCTTCACCTGGACATCATCGTTGACCGTATGCGTCGCGAGTTCAAGGTAGAGGCCAACATCGGTAAGCCTCAGGTGGCCTATCGTGAATGCATCCGCAAGCCGGTTGATATTGAAGGTAAGTTCGTTCGCCAGTCTGGTGGTCGTGGTCAGTACGGTCACGTCAAGGTCAAGCTTGAGCCGCTGCCTCTGGACGAAGATACCGATAACTTCATCTTCGTGAACGAGATCGTGGGTGGTGTGGTTCCCAAGGAATACATCCCGGCGGTTCAGCAGGGCATCGAAGAGCAGATGCAGAATGGCTGTCTGGCCGGCTATCCGCTGCTGGGCATCAAGGCCACTCTGTACGATGGCTCTTACCACGATGTGGACTCCAACGAAATGGCGTTCAAGATCGCGGGCTCTATGGCGATGAAGAAGGGTGCGCTGGAAGCAAATCCGGCACTGCTCGAGCCAATCATGAAGGTTGAGGTAGTCACTCCTGAAGATTACATGGGTGACGTTGTCGGTGACCTGAACCGTCGCCGTGGTCTGGTTCAGGGGATGGATGAGAATCCCTCCGGTAAGCTGATTCGCGCGGAAGTTCCGCTGGCGGAGATGTTCGGTTATGCCACCGACCTGCGTTCTGCGACCCAGGGTCGAGCGTCATACTCCATGGAGTTTGCCGGTTACTCGGAGGCGCCGTCGAACATTGCCGAAGCAATCATTAAAAAGGGTTGA
- the rpsL gene encoding 30S ribosomal protein S12 produces the protein MATINQLVRKPRKRQAAKSDVPALQACPQRRGVCTRVYTTTPKKPNSALRKVCRVRLTNGYEVSSYIGGEGHNLQEHSVVLIRGGRVKDLPGVRYHTVRGTLDTQGVQNRKQGRSKYGAKRPKS, from the coding sequence ATGGCAACGATTAATCAGTTGGTGCGTAAGCCTCGTAAACGCCAGGCAGCCAAGAGCGACGTTCCCGCTCTCCAGGCCTGCCCTCAGCGTCGTGGTGTGTGCACTCGTGTGTACACCACAACGCCGAAGAAGCCGAACTCCGCACTGCGTAAAGTGTGCCGTGTTCGTCTGACTAACGGCTACGAGGTTTCCTCATACATCGGTGGTGAAGGTCACAACCTTCAGGAGCACAGTGTAGTGCTGATCCGTGGCGGTCGAGTAAAAGACCTTCCGGGTGTGCGCTATCACACTGTTCGCGGAACACTGGACACCCAGGGTGTGCAGAACCGTAAGCAGGGTCGCTCCAAGTACGGTGCTAAACGACCCAAGTCCTGA
- the tuf gene encoding elongation factor Tu → MSKEKFERSKPHVNVGTIGHVDHGKTTLTAALTRVCHEVWGTGTASAFDQIDNAPEEKARGITIATSHVEYDSPTRHYAHVDCPGHADYVKNMITGAAQMDGAILVCSAADGPMPQTREHILLSRQVGVPFIVVFLNKADMVDDEELLELVEMEVRDLLSQYDFPGDDTPIITGSALMALEGKDDNEMGTTAVKKLVEALDDYIPEPERAIDQPFLMPIEDVFSISGRGTVVTGRVERGVIKVGEEIEIVGIKDTVKTTCTGVEMFRKLLDEGRAGENVGVLLRGTKRDDVERGQVLCKPGTIKPHTKFECEVYVLSKEEGGRHTPFFKGYRPQFYFRTTDVTGSCELPEGVEMVMPGDNVKMSVTLIAPIAMEDGLRFAIREGGRTVGAGVVSKIIE, encoded by the coding sequence GTGTCTAAAGAAAAATTTGAACGCAGTAAGCCGCACGTAAACGTGGGCACCATCGGTCACGTTGACCATGGTAAAACTACTCTGACTGCCGCTCTGACTCGTGTGTGTCACGAAGTTTGGGGCACAGGTACTGCCAGCGCGTTTGACCAGATCGATAACGCACCGGAAGAGAAAGCGCGTGGTATCACCATCGCGACTTCTCACGTTGAGTACGATTCCCCGACTCGTCACTACGCTCACGTAGACTGCCCGGGCCACGCTGACTATGTGAAGAACATGATCACTGGTGCTGCGCAGATGGACGGCGCGATCCTGGTTTGCTCCGCAGCTGACGGCCCCATGCCGCAGACTCGTGAGCACATCCTGCTGTCCCGTCAGGTTGGCGTTCCGTTCATCGTTGTGTTCCTGAACAAGGCCGACATGGTCGACGATGAAGAGCTGCTTGAGCTGGTAGAGATGGAAGTGCGTGATCTGCTGAGCCAGTACGACTTCCCGGGCGACGACACTCCGATCATCACTGGTTCCGCGCTGATGGCGCTGGAAGGCAAGGATGACAACGAGATGGGTACTACTGCTGTTAAGAAGCTGGTAGAAGCCCTGGATGACTACATCCCTGAGCCTGAGCGTGCAATCGATCAGCCGTTCCTGATGCCGATCGAGGACGTATTCTCTATCTCCGGCCGTGGTACTGTTGTTACCGGTCGTGTAGAGCGCGGCGTCATCAAAGTTGGTGAGGAAATCGAGATTGTTGGTATCAAGGATACCGTCAAGACGACCTGCACCGGTGTTGAGATGTTCCGCAAGCTGCTCGACGAAGGTCGTGCTGGTGAGAACGTTGGTGTTCTGCTGCGTGGTACCAAGCGTGACGACGTTGAGCGTGGTCAGGTTCTGTGTAAGCCGGGTACCATCAAGCCGCACACCAAGTTCGAGTGCGAAGTGTACGTACTAAGCAAAGAAGAAGGTGGTCGTCATACCCCGTTCTTCAAGGGCTACCGTCCTCAGTTCTACTTCCGTACCACCGACGTAACCGGTTCTTGCGAACTGCCGGAAGGCGTGGAAATGGTTATGCCGGGTGACAACGTGAAGATGAGCGTTACCCTGATCGCTCCGATCGCCATGGAAGATGGTCTGCGCTTCGCGATCCGCGAAGGTGGCCGTACCGTTGGTGCCGGCGTGGTATCCAAGATCATCGAGTGA
- the rpsG gene encoding 30S ribosomal protein S7: protein MPRRRVAAKREIIPDPKFGSARLAKFINHVMESGKKSVAERIVYGALDIVAEKSKEEPIDMFEKALENIQPMVEVKSRRVGGATYQVPVEVRPSRQNALAMRWLVEYSRKRGEKSMAQRLAGEILDAVESKGAAVKKREDVHRMAEANKAFSHFRF, encoded by the coding sequence ATGCCTAGAAGAAGAGTTGCAGCTAAACGGGAAATTATCCCGGATCCGAAATTCGGCAGTGCACGTCTTGCCAAGTTCATCAACCACGTGATGGAAAGCGGTAAGAAGTCTGTTGCAGAGCGCATTGTTTACGGCGCGCTCGATATCGTTGCCGAAAAATCCAAGGAAGAGCCGATCGACATGTTTGAGAAGGCCCTGGAAAACATCCAGCCGATGGTGGAGGTTAAGTCCCGTCGTGTGGGTGGTGCTACCTACCAGGTGCCTGTGGAAGTACGGCCTTCCCGTCAGAACGCGCTGGCTATGCGCTGGCTCGTTGAATACTCACGGAAGCGTGGTGAGAAGTCCATGGCTCAGCGTCTCGCCGGGGAAATCCTCGACGCCGTTGAGAGCAAGGGCGCCGCTGTTAAGAAGCGCGAAGACGTTCACCGCATGGCAGAAGCCAACAAGGCTTTCTCCCACTTCCGTTTCTAA
- the rpsJ gene encoding 30S ribosomal protein S10, which translates to MQSQKIRIRLKAFDYRLIDQSTQEIVDTAKRTGAQVRGPIPLPTRKEKYTVLISPHVNKDARDQYEIRTHKRLLDIVEPTEKTVDALMKLDLAAGVDVQISLG; encoded by the coding sequence ATGCAAAGCCAAAAAATTCGAATTCGGTTGAAGGCGTTTGATTATCGTCTGATCGACCAGTCCACGCAGGAGATTGTCGATACCGCTAAGCGGACCGGCGCTCAGGTGCGTGGCCCTATCCCTCTGCCGACGCGGAAGGAAAAGTACACGGTTCTGATCTCTCCGCACGTCAATAAAGACGCGCGCGATCAGTACGAAATTCGTACTCATAAGCGTCTGCTCGACATCGTTGAGCCGACGGAAAAGACAGTCGATGCTCTGATGAAGCTGGACCTGGCAGCAGGTGTAGACGTTCAGATCAGCCTCGGCTAA
- the rplC gene encoding 50S ribosomal protein L3 yields MAIGVVGRKAGMTRIFTDEGHAVPVTVIEVEPNRITQLKTLESDGYRAVQVTVGARRASRVTKSEAGHFAKAGVEAGRGVWEFRLADGEGEELALGSEITASVFEDGQVVDVVGQSKGKGFQGGVKRWNFSTQDATHGNSLSHRAPGSIGQNQTPGKVFKGKKMAGQMGNARVTTQNLKVVRVDAERNLLLVSGAVPGATGGDVVIKPAVKA; encoded by the coding sequence ATGGCAATTGGTGTAGTCGGCCGTAAGGCCGGGATGACCCGTATTTTTACGGATGAAGGGCACGCAGTGCCTGTAACAGTAATCGAGGTTGAGCCCAACCGGATTACTCAGCTGAAAACTCTTGAGAGCGATGGCTATCGTGCTGTTCAGGTAACGGTTGGTGCTCGTCGTGCTTCCCGTGTAACCAAGAGCGAGGCAGGTCACTTTGCCAAGGCTGGCGTCGAAGCCGGTCGTGGTGTGTGGGAATTCCGCCTGGCTGATGGTGAAGGCGAAGAGCTGGCTCTGGGTAGCGAAATCACTGCCTCTGTCTTTGAAGATGGTCAGGTTGTCGATGTGGTTGGCCAATCCAAGGGTAAGGGTTTTCAGGGCGGAGTTAAGCGCTGGAACTTCTCCACGCAAGACGCGACTCACGGTAACTCCCTGTCCCATCGTGCGCCTGGTTCTATTGGTCAGAACCAGACTCCGGGCAAGGTGTTCAAGGGCAAGAAGATGGCGGGCCAGATGGGTAATGCGCGTGTTACGACGCAGAACCTGAAAGTTGTCCGTGTCGACGCCGAGCGCAACCTGCTGCTGGTAAGTGGTGCCGTGCCTGGCGCGACTGGCGGCGATGTTGTCATCAAGCCTGCAGTTAAAGCCTGA